Proteins from one Catenuloplanes atrovinosus genomic window:
- a CDS encoding immune inhibitor A domain-containing protein encodes MARSHVVRGAAATILALPFVALIPALPASAEPGGTIEPQASDMRALDQEKAKSYKLDAGPSTKARKSAAATAAAGTPAVGTVRQWLALDDAQGRYYLKDYTLRGVGDKIEVWVANDTAYPEGDCRNPTGATVVTDQQVNDLVVEFDTNMFPKETAAFSTPPDRDGTNATIDGDFTGDGDKTVTLVDNVRDDNFYDFPAASTYIAGFFSTAINNYTDRNVMTIDAFDWAHRTGANPPNEVTDDPCTSRPARPRAYEGTFAHEWQHLLLSYVDPDELTWVDEGLADYAQYLVGYSNTAATVYEPGQDVHLVCFQGFGPVQTDYNNPRDCGGPENSLNLWGESPNPAAVLADYGNAYEFMQFLHDRYGADFLTALHRDADLQGLASVAALAKKEGVKDVHDLIHDYQSMVLLDKVVGGRWGVSLGVPKNRVTSASLNSTVNLANPASYATPGAAPNGADYVLLQDRNGKALKGRDLRSVQFSGAKTLPTEPLEWTVVTDDPDRSGNPVLFSGNANNTDAAAIFETTVPAADPTLSFLAKYGAEIDYDYGYVSVSTDGGKTYTVIPGDKTVDAPLGPGLNGHTDGFQPHSYDLSAYAGQTVLINIRYVSDGGVNEGGLLVDDVTVGGTLISDGSSLDPFDSPSEVSPTPVANWNVKLIGIDEKLGVSWQFEYDGKNSLKLGQLSTLLLAAFPKVVAVVAYDEPTEQIQQYAPYTLTVNGVLQPGGAPLP; translated from the coding sequence ATGGCACGCAGCCATGTTGTCCGGGGAGCGGCGGCGACGATCCTGGCGCTGCCGTTCGTGGCGTTGATACCGGCGCTGCCCGCGTCGGCCGAGCCCGGCGGGACGATCGAGCCCCAAGCCAGCGACATGCGAGCGCTGGATCAGGAGAAGGCGAAGAGCTACAAGCTCGACGCCGGCCCCTCGACCAAGGCGCGGAAGAGCGCGGCGGCCACCGCGGCCGCCGGCACGCCCGCGGTCGGCACGGTCCGTCAGTGGCTGGCCCTCGACGACGCGCAGGGCCGGTACTACCTGAAGGACTACACGCTCCGTGGCGTGGGCGACAAGATCGAGGTGTGGGTCGCGAACGACACCGCCTACCCCGAGGGCGACTGCCGTAACCCCACCGGCGCCACCGTGGTCACCGACCAGCAGGTCAACGACCTGGTCGTCGAGTTCGACACGAACATGTTCCCGAAGGAGACGGCGGCGTTCAGCACGCCTCCGGACCGCGACGGTACGAACGCGACGATCGACGGCGACTTCACCGGCGACGGCGACAAGACCGTCACGCTGGTGGACAACGTGCGGGACGACAACTTCTACGACTTCCCGGCCGCGAGTACGTACATCGCCGGCTTCTTCTCCACGGCGATCAACAACTACACCGACCGCAACGTCATGACGATCGACGCGTTCGACTGGGCGCACCGCACCGGTGCCAACCCGCCGAACGAGGTGACCGACGACCCGTGCACCAGCCGGCCGGCGCGCCCGCGGGCGTACGAGGGCACGTTCGCCCACGAGTGGCAGCACCTGCTGCTGTCCTACGTGGACCCGGACGAGTTGACCTGGGTGGACGAGGGCCTGGCCGACTACGCGCAGTACCTCGTCGGCTACTCGAACACGGCCGCCACGGTGTACGAGCCGGGCCAGGACGTCCACCTGGTCTGCTTCCAGGGCTTCGGCCCGGTGCAGACCGACTACAACAACCCCCGGGACTGCGGTGGCCCGGAGAACTCGCTGAACCTCTGGGGTGAGAGCCCCAACCCGGCCGCGGTGCTCGCCGACTACGGCAACGCGTACGAGTTCATGCAGTTCCTCCACGACCGGTACGGTGCGGACTTCCTGACCGCGCTGCACCGCGACGCCGACCTCCAGGGCCTCGCCAGCGTCGCCGCGCTCGCGAAGAAGGAGGGCGTCAAGGACGTCCACGATCTGATCCACGACTACCAGTCGATGGTGCTGCTGGACAAGGTCGTCGGCGGCCGCTGGGGCGTCTCGCTGGGTGTCCCGAAGAACCGGGTCACCTCCGCGAGCCTCAACTCCACGGTCAACCTCGCCAACCCGGCCTCCTACGCCACGCCCGGCGCCGCACCCAACGGTGCCGACTACGTGCTGCTCCAGGACCGCAACGGCAAGGCGCTCAAGGGCAGGGATCTCCGCTCGGTGCAGTTCTCCGGCGCGAAGACGCTGCCCACCGAGCCGCTGGAGTGGACCGTCGTCACCGACGACCCGGACCGGTCGGGCAACCCGGTGCTGTTCTCCGGCAACGCGAACAACACCGACGCCGCCGCGATCTTCGAGACCACCGTGCCGGCGGCCGACCCGACGCTGAGCTTCCTCGCGAAGTACGGCGCCGAGATCGACTACGACTACGGGTACGTCTCCGTGTCGACGGACGGCGGCAAGACCTACACGGTCATCCCCGGTGACAAGACGGTCGACGCCCCGCTCGGGCCCGGCCTGAACGGTCACACCGACGGGTTCCAGCCGCACAGCTACGACCTGTCGGCGTACGCGGGCCAGACCGTTCTGATCAACATTCGGTACGTCTCCGACGGCGGCGTCAACGAGGGCGGCCTGCTCGTCGACGACGTCACCGTGGGCGGCACGCTGATCAGCGACGGCTCCAGCCTCGACCCGTTCGACTCGCCGTCCGAGGTCTCCCCGACCCCGGTCGCCAACTGGAACGTCAAGCTGATCGGCATCGACGAGAAGCTCGGCGTCTCCTGGCAGTTCGAGTACGACGGCAAGAACTCGCTCAAGCTCGGCCAGCTCTCCACGCTGCTGCTCGCCGCCTTCCCGAAGGTGGTCGCGGTCGTGGCGTACGACGAGCCCACCGAGCAGATCCAGCAGTACGCGCCGTACACGCTCACCGTGAACGGCGTGCTCCAGCCGGGCGGCGCTCCGCTGCCCTGA
- a CDS encoding DUF3499 domain-containing protein, translating to MRSPRRCSRNGCPRQAVATLTYVYTESTAVVGPLSAFAEPHTYDLCEPHARSLTAPRGWELVRHEGEFTPPPPTTDDLVALAEAVREAARPVQPRPEDYEQKPAPGQPGPQTGRRGHLRVIPPA from the coding sequence GTGAGGTCACCACGGCGTTGCTCCCGGAACGGCTGCCCCCGGCAGGCCGTCGCGACGCTGACGTATGTCTACACCGAGTCGACCGCGGTCGTCGGGCCGCTCTCCGCGTTCGCCGAGCCTCACACCTACGACCTGTGCGAGCCGCACGCCCGCAGCCTGACCGCGCCGCGGGGCTGGGAACTGGTGCGGCACGAGGGCGAGTTCACACCGCCGCCGCCGACCACGGACGATCTGGTCGCGCTCGCCGAGGCGGTGCGCGAGGCGGCCCGGCCGGTGCAGCCGCGCCCGGAGGACTACGAGCAGAAGCCGGCGCCGGGGCAGCCCGGGCCGCAGACCGGCCGCCGCGGTCACCTGCGCGTCATCCCGCCCGCCTGA
- a CDS encoding metallopeptidase family protein has translation MPATVPLARTKAEIFDDLVLDTVESLERRYAKELAGVEFAVEDVPPDLNVYDSDVLEDGEVPLARLLPGRPGRQEVPPRIVLYRRPLEFRAMDREDLADLVHDVIIEQVANLLGVDPDELSS, from the coding sequence GTGCCCGCGACCGTGCCACTGGCCCGGACGAAGGCGGAGATCTTCGACGACCTGGTGCTGGACACGGTCGAGAGCCTGGAGCGGCGATACGCGAAAGAACTGGCCGGCGTCGAGTTCGCGGTCGAGGACGTGCCGCCGGACCTGAACGTCTACGACAGCGACGTGCTGGAGGACGGCGAGGTGCCGCTGGCCAGGCTGCTGCCCGGCCGCCCCGGCCGGCAGGAGGTCCCGCCGCGGATCGTGCTCTACCGCCGCCCGCTGGAGTTCCGCGCGATGGACCGCGAGGACCTGGCGGACCTGGTGCACGACGTGATCATCGAGCAGGTGGCGAACCTGCTGGGTGTCGACCCGGACGAGCTCTCCTCGTAA
- a CDS encoding WhiB family transcriptional regulator gives MDGQVEVADLLGDAPEWQERALCSQTDPEAFFPEKGGSTREAKRICGRCEVKGECLEYALGHDERFGIWGGLSERERRKLKRRAA, from the coding sequence ATGGACGGCCAAGTGGAAGTGGCCGACCTGCTCGGGGATGCGCCGGAGTGGCAGGAGCGGGCGCTCTGCTCGCAGACCGACCCGGAGGCGTTCTTCCCCGAGAAGGGGGGATCGACGCGGGAGGCGAAGCGCATCTGCGGCCGGTGCGAGGTCAAGGGCGAGTGCTTGGAGTACGCGCTCGGTCACGACGAGCGGTTCGGCATCTGGGGCGGGCTCTCCGAGCGGGAGCGCCGCAAGCTCAAGCGCCGCGCGGCCTGA
- a CDS encoding bifunctional FO biosynthesis protein CofGH — MAETAFGDTQPTEASIRRALRRAAEGKALDADEATTLLAARGEQLDELLTIAGAIRDAGLREAGRPGVVTFSKKVFIPLTRLCRDRCHYCTFATVPHKLAAPFLDRDEVLAIAREGAAQGCKEALFTLGDAPEDRWDAARQWLDERGYDSTLDYVRACAVAVLEETGLLPHLNPGVMSWADLTRLKPVAPSMGMMLETTATRLWSEKGGPHFGSPDKEPAVRLRVLDDAGRVGVPFTTGILIGIGETRAERVESLFAIRRTQREYHHIQEVIIQNFRAKPDTAMRGMPDAELHELAATIAVGRILFGPAMRIQAPPNLIDDEFALLLRAGIDDWGGVSPVTPDHVNPERPWPQIDELARRSAEAGFTLRERLTVYPDYVVRGEPWIDPRVRGHVAALADAATGLADESAMPVGRPWQEPEDAFVPGGRVDLHVSIDQEGRTEDRRGDFDEVYGDWGDVAAHAARTSAGTREKLPTDVLAGLRLAAEDPGALLREEHTDAAMALFNADGSALDELARIADDLRRDAAGDDVTYIVNRNINFTNVCYVGCRFCAFAQRERDADAFRLSVEQVADRAEEAWRLGATEVCMQGGIDPKMPVSAYAEIVRAVKRRVPEMHVHAYSPMEIVTAAAKAGVSVREWLTELKEAGLDTIPGTAAEILDDDVRWVLTKGKLPASAWIDVVTTAHEVGIRSSSTMMYGHVDHPRQWLQHFRVLAGIQDRTGGFTEFVALPFVHTNAPIYLAGIAKAGPTWRENRVVHAMARVLLHGRISNIQCSWVKLGDEGTVAMLNGGCNDLGGTLMEETISRMAGSDHGSARTVAQLHEIAAKAGRPARQRTTAYGRV, encoded by the coding sequence ATGGCCGAGACAGCATTCGGGGACACGCAGCCGACCGAGGCGAGCATCCGGCGCGCGCTGCGCCGCGCGGCCGAGGGCAAGGCGCTCGACGCGGACGAGGCGACCACGCTGCTCGCCGCGCGCGGCGAGCAGCTCGACGAACTGCTGACGATCGCCGGCGCCATCCGCGACGCGGGCCTGCGCGAGGCCGGCCGCCCGGGCGTGGTGACGTTCTCGAAGAAGGTCTTCATCCCGCTGACCCGGCTCTGCCGGGACCGCTGCCACTACTGCACGTTCGCCACCGTGCCGCACAAGCTGGCCGCGCCGTTCCTGGACCGGGACGAGGTGCTGGCGATCGCGCGCGAGGGCGCGGCCCAGGGCTGCAAGGAGGCGCTGTTCACGCTCGGCGACGCGCCCGAGGACCGGTGGGACGCGGCCCGGCAGTGGCTGGACGAGCGCGGCTACGACTCCACGCTGGACTACGTGCGCGCCTGCGCGGTGGCGGTGCTGGAGGAGACCGGCCTGCTGCCGCACCTGAACCCGGGCGTGATGTCCTGGGCCGACCTGACGCGGCTGAAGCCGGTGGCGCCGAGCATGGGCATGATGCTGGAGACCACGGCCACCCGCCTGTGGTCGGAGAAGGGCGGCCCGCACTTCGGCTCGCCGGACAAGGAGCCGGCGGTACGGTTGCGCGTGCTCGACGACGCGGGCCGGGTGGGCGTGCCGTTCACCACCGGCATCCTGATCGGCATCGGTGAGACGCGCGCGGAGCGGGTGGAGTCGCTGTTCGCGATCCGCCGGACGCAGCGCGAGTACCACCACATCCAGGAAGTGATCATTCAGAACTTCCGCGCGAAGCCGGACACCGCGATGCGTGGCATGCCGGACGCGGAGCTGCACGAGTTGGCCGCCACGATCGCGGTCGGCCGCATCCTGTTCGGCCCGGCGATGCGCATCCAGGCCCCGCCGAACCTGATCGACGACGAGTTCGCGCTGCTGCTGCGCGCCGGCATCGACGACTGGGGCGGCGTGTCCCCGGTGACGCCGGACCACGTGAACCCGGAGCGCCCCTGGCCGCAGATCGACGAGCTGGCCCGGCGCAGCGCCGAGGCCGGGTTCACGCTGCGCGAGCGGCTGACCGTGTACCCGGACTACGTGGTGCGCGGCGAGCCGTGGATCGACCCGCGGGTGCGCGGGCACGTGGCGGCGCTGGCCGACGCCGCGACCGGGCTGGCGGACGAGTCGGCGATGCCGGTGGGCCGTCCGTGGCAGGAGCCGGAGGACGCGTTCGTGCCGGGCGGCCGCGTCGACCTGCACGTCTCCATTGATCAGGAGGGCCGCACCGAGGATCGGCGCGGCGACTTCGACGAGGTGTACGGCGACTGGGGCGACGTGGCCGCGCACGCCGCGCGTACGTCCGCCGGGACGCGGGAGAAGCTGCCGACCGACGTGCTCGCCGGCCTGAGGCTGGCCGCCGAGGACCCCGGCGCGCTGCTGCGCGAGGAGCACACGGACGCGGCGATGGCGCTGTTCAACGCGGACGGCAGCGCGCTGGACGAGCTGGCCCGGATCGCGGACGACCTGCGACGGGACGCGGCCGGCGACGACGTCACGTACATCGTGAACCGGAACATCAACTTCACCAACGTCTGCTACGTGGGCTGCCGGTTCTGCGCGTTCGCCCAGCGGGAGCGGGACGCGGACGCGTTCCGGCTCTCCGTGGAGCAGGTCGCGGACCGGGCCGAGGAGGCGTGGCGGCTCGGCGCCACCGAGGTGTGCATGCAGGGCGGCATCGACCCGAAGATGCCGGTCAGCGCGTACGCGGAGATCGTCCGCGCGGTGAAGCGCCGGGTGCCGGAGATGCACGTGCACGCGTACTCGCCGATGGAGATCGTGACCGCGGCCGCGAAGGCGGGCGTCTCCGTGCGCGAGTGGCTGACCGAGCTGAAGGAGGCCGGCCTGGACACGATCCCGGGCACGGCCGCGGAGATCCTGGACGACGACGTGCGCTGGGTGCTGACCAAGGGCAAGCTGCCCGCGTCCGCCTGGATCGACGTGGTCACCACCGCGCACGAGGTGGGCATCCGGTCCAGCAGCACCATGATGTACGGCCACGTCGACCACCCGCGGCAGTGGTTGCAGCACTTCCGGGTGCTGGCCGGCATCCAGGACCGGACCGGCGGCTTCACCGAGTTCGTGGCGCTGCCGTTCGTGCACACCAACGCGCCGATCTACCTGGCCGGCATCGCGAAGGCCGGCCCGACGTGGCGGGAGAACCGCGTGGTGCACGCCATGGCCCGGGTGCTGCTGCACGGGCGGATCTCCAACATCCAGTGCTCCTGGGTGAAGCTGGGCGACGAGGGTACGGTCGCGATGCTCAACGGCGGCTGCAACGACCTCGGCGGCACGCTGATGGAGGAGACGATCTCCCGGATGGCCGGGTCGGATCACGGCTCCGCGCGTACCGTGGCGCAGCTGCACGAGATCGCCGCGAAGGCCGGTCGTCCGGCGCGTCAGCGGACCACCGCGTACGGCCGCGTCTGA
- the cofD gene encoding 2-phospho-L-lactate transferase, with the protein MRITVLAGGIGGARFLQGVRAHARTLPDGDVTAVVNVADDTRMHGLRISPDLDSVMYTLGGAHDAERGWGQAGETWTVSGELKAYGAEPTWFGLGDKDIATHLVRTTMLDAGYPLSRVTEALCTRWNPGVRLIPATDDRLETHVVVDLPGEGQRAIHFQEWWVRHRGNVPTHRFVFVGADAAKPAPGVLDAIAAADVILIAPSNPVVSIAPILAVPGLRDALASASAPVVGVSGIIGGSPVRGMADKCLATIGVECSAAGVGALYGPRADGGLLDGWLVDTADAGLEIPGVRVASAPLWMTDETATAAIVSAALALAA; encoded by the coding sequence ATGCGGATTACGGTCTTGGCCGGCGGCATCGGCGGTGCCCGTTTCCTCCAGGGCGTGCGGGCCCACGCGCGCACCCTGCCGGACGGCGACGTCACGGCGGTGGTGAACGTCGCGGACGACACCCGCATGCACGGTCTGCGCATCTCCCCGGACCTGGACAGCGTCATGTACACGCTGGGCGGCGCGCACGACGCGGAGCGCGGCTGGGGCCAGGCCGGCGAGACGTGGACGGTCAGCGGCGAACTGAAGGCGTACGGCGCGGAGCCCACCTGGTTCGGCCTCGGCGACAAGGACATCGCCACCCACCTGGTCCGCACCACCATGCTCGACGCCGGGTATCCGCTCTCCCGGGTCACCGAGGCGCTCTGCACCCGGTGGAACCCGGGCGTCCGGCTGATCCCGGCCACCGACGACCGGCTGGAGACGCACGTGGTCGTGGACCTGCCCGGCGAGGGCCAGCGCGCGATCCACTTCCAGGAGTGGTGGGTCCGGCACCGCGGCAACGTACCCACGCATCGGTTCGTGTTCGTCGGCGCGGACGCGGCGAAGCCCGCGCCCGGCGTGCTGGACGCGATCGCCGCGGCCGACGTGATCCTGATCGCGCCCAGCAACCCGGTGGTGAGCATCGCCCCGATCCTGGCCGTGCCCGGCCTGCGCGACGCGCTGGCGTCCGCGAGCGCGCCGGTCGTCGGCGTCTCCGGCATCATCGGCGGCTCGCCGGTGCGCGGCATGGCCGACAAGTGCCTGGCCACCATCGGCGTCGAGTGCAGCGCCGCCGGCGTCGGCGCGCTCTACGGCCCGCGCGCGGACGGCGGCCTGCTGGACGGCTGGCTGGTCGACACCGCGGACGCCGGCCTGGAGATCCCCGGCGTGCGGGTGGCGTCCGCGCCGCTGTGGATGACGGACGAGACCGCGACCGCCGCCATCGTCTCCGCCGCGCTCGCGCTGGCCGCGTGA
- a CDS encoding coenzyme F420-0:L-glutamate ligase, whose protein sequence is MSGESAVTDLLVLPVTGIGEIGPGDDLAATIAEAAPWLQDGDVLVVTSKIVSKSEGRLVPVPAEEGPAHDAAKAEVLRAETARVVATRGRTTIVQTHHGFVMANAGIDASNVEPGRLVLLPTDPDASARALRAALHAHTGRDLAVIISDTMGRPWRNGLTDVALGAAGLSPIDDHRGRTDSYGNELHVTQIAVADELAAAADLVKGKADGVPVAVVRGYPLPPAGDDGPGAQIMVRDGASDMFSLGTAEAHAAGLRSAAELPPAPLFRPPSLPDEEDTAAVVRAIAHALPAAAPGTLFTHEKNPATVRETPPPGVDLPTATTDLIICTPPPAPSPAALIRFGADIHRLRASLAAEGLASAVLTDVPPILLAVGLA, encoded by the coding sequence ATGAGCGGAGAGAGCGCCGTGACCGACCTGCTGGTCCTGCCCGTCACCGGCATCGGCGAGATCGGCCCCGGCGACGACCTGGCCGCCACCATCGCGGAGGCGGCACCCTGGCTCCAGGACGGCGACGTGCTGGTCGTCACCTCCAAGATCGTGTCGAAGTCCGAGGGCCGCCTGGTCCCCGTACCCGCCGAGGAGGGCCCGGCCCACGACGCCGCCAAGGCCGAGGTGCTGCGCGCCGAGACCGCCCGCGTGGTCGCCACCCGCGGCCGGACCACGATCGTCCAGACCCACCACGGCTTCGTCATGGCCAACGCCGGCATCGACGCGTCGAACGTCGAGCCCGGCCGCCTGGTCCTGCTCCCCACCGACCCGGACGCGTCCGCCCGCGCGCTGCGCGCCGCCCTCCACGCCCACACCGGCCGCGACCTCGCCGTGATCATCTCCGACACCATGGGCCGCCCCTGGCGCAACGGCCTCACCGACGTCGCGCTCGGCGCCGCCGGCCTGTCCCCCATCGACGACCACCGCGGCCGCACCGACTCGTACGGCAACGAACTCCACGTCACCCAGATCGCCGTCGCCGACGAGTTGGCCGCCGCCGCCGACCTGGTGAAGGGCAAGGCCGACGGCGTCCCGGTCGCCGTGGTCCGCGGCTATCCCCTGCCACCGGCCGGCGACGACGGCCCCGGCGCCCAGATCATGGTGCGGGACGGCGCGTCCGACATGTTCTCGCTCGGCACCGCCGAGGCCCACGCCGCCGGCCTGCGCTCGGCCGCGGAGCTGCCGCCGGCCCCGCTGTTCCGCCCCCCGTCCCTCCCCGACGAGGAGGACACCGCCGCCGTGGTCCGGGCGATCGCCCACGCCCTCCCGGCCGCCGCACCCGGCACCCTCTTCACCCACGAGAAGAACCCCGCGACGGTACGGGAGACCCCGCCCCCCGGCGTCGACCTCCCCACCGCCACCACCGACCTCATCATCTGCACCCCACCGCCGGCCCCCTCCCCGGCCGCGCTGATCCGCTTCGGCGCCGACATCCACCGCCTCCGCGCCTCCCTCGCCGCCGAGGGCCTGGCCTCCGCCGTCCTCACCGACGTGCCCCCGATCCTCCTCGCGGTCGGCCTGGCCTGA
- a CDS encoding excinuclease ABC subunit UvrA has protein sequence MHVADSHDLIRVHGARENNLKDVSVELPKRRLTVFTGVSGSGKSSLVFATIAAESQRMINETYSAFVQGFMPTLSRPDVDVLDGLTTAIIVDQQRMGADPRSTVGTATDANAMLRILFSRIGKPYIGPPSAFSFNTATVSGSGALTVERGAATKAQKATFSRTGGMCVRCEGRGAVSDIDLSALFDDTKSLGEGALTIPGYSMEGWYGRIFAGSGYFDMDKPIKKFTKKEMHDLLYREPTKIKVDGINLTYSGLIPSIQKSYLSKDVEAMQPHIRAFVDRAVTFQTCPECGGTRLSEGARACKIKGISIADACAMQISDLAGWVAELDEPSVAPLLATLRHTLDSFTEIGLGYLSLERPAGTLSGGEAQRVKMIRHLGSSLTDVTYVFDEPTTGLHPHDIQRMNNLLLRLRDKGNTVLVVEHKPETIAIADHVVDLGPGAGTSGGEVCFEGTVDGLRASGTVTGRHFDDRASLKPSVRTPEGFLEIRGADLHNLRGVDVDVPLGVLVVVTGVAGSGKSSLIHGSISPRDGVVAIDQSAIRGSRRSNPATYTGLLDPIRKAFAKANGVKPALFSANSEGACPTCNGNGVIFTDLGMIAGVASTCEDCEGKRFQASVLEYTFGGRDISEVLTMPVAEALTFFGDGDARTPAAHAILARLADVGLGYLTLGQPLTTLSGGERQRLKLATHMGEKGGVYVLDEPTAGLHLADVEQLLGLLDRLVDAGKSVIVIEHHQAVMAHADWIIDLGPGAGHDGGEIVFEGTPAELVKARATLTGQHLADYVSP, from the coding sequence ATGCACGTCGCCGACAGCCACGACCTGATCCGGGTGCACGGCGCGCGGGAGAACAACCTCAAGGACGTCAGCGTCGAGCTGCCGAAACGACGTCTGACGGTGTTCACCGGCGTGTCCGGCTCGGGAAAGAGCTCGCTGGTCTTCGCCACCATCGCGGCCGAGTCGCAACGGATGATCAACGAGACGTACAGCGCGTTCGTGCAGGGCTTCATGCCCACGCTCTCCCGGCCGGACGTCGACGTGCTGGACGGGCTGACCACCGCGATCATCGTGGACCAGCAGCGGATGGGCGCGGACCCGCGCTCCACGGTCGGCACCGCCACCGACGCGAACGCGATGCTGCGCATCCTGTTCAGCCGGATCGGCAAGCCGTACATCGGCCCGCCCAGCGCGTTCTCGTTCAACACCGCGACGGTCAGCGGCAGCGGTGCGCTGACCGTCGAGCGCGGCGCGGCCACCAAGGCGCAGAAGGCGACGTTCTCCCGTACCGGCGGCATGTGCGTGCGCTGCGAGGGCCGCGGCGCGGTCAGCGACATCGACCTGAGCGCCCTGTTCGACGACACGAAGTCGCTCGGCGAGGGCGCGCTCACCATCCCCGGCTACAGCATGGAGGGGTGGTACGGCCGAATCTTCGCCGGCAGCGGCTACTTCGACATGGACAAGCCGATCAAGAAGTTCACCAAGAAGGAGATGCACGACCTCCTCTACCGCGAGCCGACGAAGATCAAGGTCGACGGCATCAACCTCACGTACAGCGGCCTGATCCCGTCGATCCAGAAGTCGTACCTGTCCAAGGACGTGGAGGCGATGCAGCCGCACATCCGCGCGTTCGTCGACCGCGCGGTCACGTTCCAGACCTGCCCCGAGTGCGGCGGCACCCGGCTCAGCGAGGGCGCGCGCGCCTGCAAGATCAAGGGGATCAGCATCGCGGACGCGTGCGCCATGCAGATCTCCGACCTGGCCGGCTGGGTCGCCGAGCTGGACGAGCCGTCCGTGGCACCGCTGCTGGCCACGCTGCGGCACACGCTCGACTCGTTCACCGAGATCGGCCTCGGCTACCTGTCGCTCGAACGGCCGGCCGGCACGCTCTCCGGCGGCGAGGCGCAGCGGGTCAAGATGATCCGGCACCTCGGCTCCTCGCTCACCGACGTCACCTACGTCTTCGACGAGCCCACCACCGGCCTGCACCCGCACGACATCCAGCGGATGAACAACCTGCTGCTCCGGCTGCGCGACAAGGGCAACACCGTGCTGGTCGTCGAGCACAAGCCGGAGACCATCGCGATCGCCGACCACGTCGTCGACCTCGGCCCCGGCGCCGGCACCAGCGGCGGCGAGGTCTGCTTCGAGGGTACGGTCGACGGCCTCCGGGCCAGCGGCACCGTCACCGGCCGGCACTTCGACGACCGGGCCTCGCTGAAGCCGTCCGTGCGTACCCCCGAGGGTTTCCTGGAGATCCGCGGCGCCGACCTGCACAACCTGCGCGGCGTCGACGTCGACGTGCCGCTCGGCGTGCTCGTCGTGGTCACCGGCGTGGCCGGCTCCGGCAAGAGCTCGCTCATCCACGGCTCGATCTCGCCGCGCGACGGCGTGGTCGCCATCGACCAGAGCGCCATCCGCGGCTCCCGGCGCAGCAACCCCGCCACGTACACCGGCCTGCTCGACCCGATCCGCAAGGCCTTCGCCAAGGCCAACGGCGTCAAACCGGCACTGTTCAGCGCGAACTCCGAGGGCGCCTGCCCCACCTGCAACGGCAACGGCGTCATCTTCACCGACCTCGGCATGATCGCCGGCGTGGCCAGCACCTGCGAGGACTGCGAGGGCAAGCGTTTCCAGGCGTCCGTGCTGGAGTACACGTTCGGCGGCCGGGACATCAGCGAGGTGCTGACCATGCCGGTCGCCGAGGCCCTTACCTTCTTCGGCGACGGCGACGCCCGCACCCCCGCCGCCCACGCCATCCTCGCCCGCCTCGCCGACGTCGGCCTCGGCTACCTCACCCTCGGCCAGCCCCTCACCACCCTCTCCGGCGGCGAACGCCAACGCCTCAAACTCGCCACCCACATGGGCGAGAAGGGCGGCGTGTACGTCCTGGACGAGCCCACCGCGGGCCTGCACCTGGCCGACGTGGAGCAGCTCCTGGGCCTGCTCGACCGCCTGGTCGACGCCGGCAAGTCCGTCATCGTCATCGAACACCACCAGGCGGTGATGGCCCACGCCGACTGGATCATCGACCTCGGCCCCGGCGCCGGACACGACGGCGGCGAGATCGTCTTCGAGGGCACACCCGCGGAACTCGTCAAGGCCCGCGCCACCCTCACCGGCCAACACCTCGCCGACTACGTCAGCCCCTGA
- a CDS encoding VOC family protein, with the protein MDITISASFLPQDDPEAALAFYRDLLGFELRNDVGYGGMRWLTVGPPGQPGTSIVLHPPGVDPGITDDERRTITEMMAKGTYAGILLATKDLEGAFDRLQAADADIVQEPTDQPYGVRDCAVRDPAGNLIRIQQA; encoded by the coding sequence ATGGACATCACCATCAGCGCCAGCTTCCTGCCGCAGGACGACCCGGAGGCCGCGCTCGCCTTCTACCGCGACCTGCTCGGCTTCGAGCTCCGCAACGACGTCGGGTACGGCGGGATGCGCTGGCTGACCGTCGGCCCGCCCGGACAGCCCGGCACGTCGATCGTGCTGCACCCGCCCGGCGTGGACCCGGGCATCACGGACGACGAGCGCCGCACCATCACGGAGATGATGGCGAAGGGTACGTACGCCGGTATCCTGCTGGCCACCAAGGACCTGGAGGGCGCGTTCGACCGGCTGCAGGCCGCGGACGCGGACATCGTGCAAGAGCCGACCGACCAGCCGTACGGGGTGCGCGACTGCGCGGTGCGCGACCCCGCCGGAAACCTCATCCGCATCCAGCAAGCCTGA